The Setaria italica strain Yugu1 chromosome VIII, Setaria_italica_v2.0, whole genome shotgun sequence genome includes the window CCAGTCTTCTTCGCATACTCATGTGCCCACCTCCCTGCCCCAACATTTCCCGTCCTCCCACAGGCtgggagcgccgccgccaaggtCCCATCATCCGGTGCCACCTCCCCCTCTCCGACCATCCCCTCGAAAAACCACACCGCCATGTCATCTCGTCCGCACCGTGCACACCCGGCGATCATAAGGTTCCAAGAAACCACGCTCCTCCTGGATCGCCTGTACCGCTGCATTTCATCAAGCAGGTGACGCGCGGCGCGGATGTCCCTGACCTTGAGGCACGCCGTGATGAGAGTGTTGTAGGCGACGGTGCATCTGTTCTTTTGGGGGATTTCGTCAAACAAGACGCGGACGTGCGGCAAAGGGTATGGCTTGAGGAGCGCGAGGGAGATAGCGTGGTGGGAGAGGAagccgaggcggaggagcagcgAGTGGAGCGCGGAGAGGAGCGGCAAGGAGGAGGCGCAGCCGAGGAGGGGCAGGAAGCTGAGGCGGTCCGGcgcgtggaggcggcggagggtggAGAGGAGGCGGAAGGCGTcggccggcgaggaggacgaggagagggCCTTGACGGCGGCGTTGAGGAGCGTGAGCGGGGGCGGGGGctcgggagggaggaggcggaggaggggaagcgcgggcggcggcggggaggagaggaggatcAGCGCCGCGAGGGAGTGgtggtgcggcgacggcggggaggcggggagCGCGCGGCGGACGGCGAACGCGAGGAGCTCGAGCGGGCGGGCGCGCGCGTTGGGGcagtggtggaggaggtgcaGCAGGCGCCGTTCCGCCGTGCGGGGATGCCACCCGTCGGGCgtggtgatggaggaggagaaggacggCGAGGGCGACGGATCGCCGGCGGTTGGCGGCATCGGCGACGGCGAGATGGTTGGAGATGGCCGTTTCAGTTGCGCGGGCGTTCCGCTGGGGTGATCGTGCAGGTGTTTTTGGTTGTGTAATGGGCCGTGGCGCGAAAGGCCGACTGCATCTGGCCCATCGTGCGTGGGCTCACCTCGTCGTGCATCATGGAAGGGCCACCTCCTTCACTTACATGTGGGGCCATTATCACACTCTACCTGCGGGACCCAGATGTCGGTCACCCCTGTCGTTACTGGCATTCCGCACATCCACATCTCTCGCAAACCATTCTGGCTGCTGCCTGAGACAATCAAAGCAAGAGGTTTTCTACTGACAAATTTCAAAATGAAACGAACTGCCTTCATTCTGTACATTATTGAAATTCATCATATCATCTCAAGGACCAAGGTTCTTACATACAGAACTTTTCTTCTCCACAGAAACCTAAGCTCAGAGTTCACCATCTAGCAGCAGCAGATTCAGAGCATGTGAAAGCCCTCAGTG containing:
- the LOC101761460 gene encoding pentatricopeptide repeat-containing protein At1g09190 translates to MPPTAGDPSPSPSFSSSITTPDGWHPRTAERRLLHLLHHCPNARARPLELLAFAVRRALPASPPSPHHHSLAALILLSSPPPPALPLLRLLPPEPPPPLTLLNAAVKALSSSSSPADAFRLLSTLRRLHAPDRLSFLPLLGCASSLPLLSALHSLLLRLGFLSHHAISLALLKPYPLPHVRVLFDEIPQKNRCTVAYNTLITACLKVRDIRAARHLLDEMQRYRRSRRSVVSWNLMIAGCARCGRDDMAVWFFEGMVGEGEVAPDDGTLAAALPACGRTGNVGAGRWAHEYAKKTGLLESTVHVANAVVDMYCKCGDIASAREVFEGMRKRSVVSWNTMIAGFSLNGHGIDGIELFQEMQKQRIEPNSVTFLGVLGCCAHAGAVEVGREIFQSILSEHGIEPAIEHYGCMVDLLARSGLLEEAHALIQGMPMKPNAAIWGALLSACRAHSGLGIAEVALKELINLEPWNSGNYVLLANLYAETERWEEAGEVRRLMRTMSVNKAPGQSLIEEARFQLTNASQ